A DNA window from Cobetia marina contains the following coding sequences:
- the recD gene encoding exodeoxyribonuclease V subunit alpha: MSDATPLETQQLSAAPDAPTAETLLATLGLWVELGWLRRVDAHLVRFMARHVPEAPSSVLLAAALASHQLGRGHVCLSLSRALAEPRATLSLPPLEQSEAHLAEVSVALPEAFLADLDAGRWAEQLAESRLVSVLAQADSPAGHLPLRPLVLVGERLYLRRYWQAEREVAAGLRARMGPSEEGETRVSDALGERLRELFASNQPDPHGAPDWQKLACALALRQRLTVISGGPGTGKTTTVTRLLALLQAQALSGGAGGVEVESGVVGSVESDETGHPHERRALDIRLVAPTGKAAARLSESIRGAVAKLEVPDAVRAAIPREASTVHRLLGARPDSRHFRHHAGNPLALDLLVVDEASMVDLDLMAALLGALPAHARLILLGDKDQLASVEAGAVLGDLCEHALPPRYSPALCADLARLTGETLDEAIATPDVLETQDTADRGRLADHVVVLQKSYRFSADSGIGALARACNAGDRQALRAVWKTGYRDIAWLKLSGPEDRDLEKLVVNGYRPALEAVRERRPAREVIDLLLEFQLLCALRRGPYGVDGLNQRVARVLMRRGLIAEERGWYAGRPVMVTRNDRALGLYNGDVGITLPDPAAGGRLRVFFPVEEEVSSDAERDGQDTEIQRFHRGVRTVLPSRLEAVETVFAMTVHKSQGSEFRHVVFVLPEGANPILTRELVYTGITRAKSRVTLAGTRRETLEGAIERRVVRASGLVL; encoded by the coding sequence ATGTCTGACGCCACGCCTTTGGAAACGCAGCAGCTCAGCGCTGCCCCTGACGCCCCGACTGCCGAGACCCTGCTCGCGACGCTCGGCCTGTGGGTGGAGCTGGGCTGGCTCAGGCGAGTCGATGCCCATCTGGTGCGCTTCATGGCGCGTCATGTGCCGGAGGCCCCGTCCAGCGTGCTGCTGGCGGCTGCGCTTGCCAGCCACCAGCTGGGGCGCGGGCATGTGTGCCTGTCGCTGTCGCGGGCGCTGGCCGAGCCACGCGCGACCCTGTCGCTGCCACCGCTGGAGCAGTCCGAGGCGCATCTTGCCGAGGTCAGCGTGGCCCTGCCGGAAGCCTTCCTGGCGGATCTCGATGCCGGCCGCTGGGCCGAGCAGCTGGCGGAATCGCGGCTGGTCAGCGTGCTGGCGCAGGCCGACTCCCCGGCGGGGCATCTGCCGCTGCGCCCGCTGGTGCTGGTGGGCGAGCGCCTCTATCTGCGGCGTTACTGGCAGGCCGAGCGTGAAGTCGCGGCGGGGCTGCGTGCGCGGATGGGGCCAAGCGAGGAGGGCGAGACGCGGGTCAGTGATGCGCTGGGCGAGCGCCTGCGTGAGCTGTTCGCCAGCAATCAGCCGGACCCCCATGGCGCGCCGGACTGGCAGAAGCTGGCCTGCGCCCTGGCGTTGCGTCAGCGCCTGACGGTGATCTCCGGCGGTCCCGGTACCGGCAAGACCACCACCGTCACGCGCCTGTTGGCACTGTTGCAGGCGCAGGCGCTCTCTGGTGGAGCTGGCGGTGTGGAGGTGGAGAGCGGTGTGGTAGGCAGTGTCGAGAGCGATGAGACAGGCCATCCGCATGAACGGCGGGCGCTGGATATCCGACTGGTCGCCCCGACCGGCAAGGCGGCGGCGCGGCTGTCGGAGTCGATCCGTGGCGCGGTGGCGAAGCTCGAGGTGCCAGACGCGGTGCGCGCTGCCATCCCGCGTGAGGCAAGCACCGTGCACCGCCTGCTGGGCGCACGTCCGGATTCCCGCCACTTCCGCCATCACGCCGGCAACCCGCTGGCGCTGGACCTGCTGGTGGTGGACGAGGCCTCGATGGTCGATCTCGACCTGATGGCGGCGCTGCTCGGCGCGCTGCCCGCCCACGCCCGCCTGATTCTGCTCGGCGACAAGGACCAGCTGGCCTCGGTGGAAGCCGGCGCCGTGCTGGGCGATCTCTGCGAGCATGCGCTGCCGCCGCGTTACTCACCGGCGCTGTGTGCAGACCTCGCCCGCCTGACTGGCGAAACGCTGGATGAGGCCATCGCCACGCCGGATGTCTTGGAGACGCAGGACACGGCAGACCGCGGCCGACTCGCCGATCACGTGGTAGTGCTGCAGAAGAGCTACCGCTTCTCCGCCGACAGCGGTATCGGTGCCCTGGCGCGTGCCTGCAATGCCGGAGACCGCCAGGCGCTGCGCGCCGTCTGGAAGACCGGTTATCGCGATATCGCCTGGCTGAAGCTCAGCGGCCCGGAGGACCGCGATCTGGAAAAGCTGGTGGTCAATGGCTATCGCCCGGCGCTGGAGGCCGTGCGTGAGCGGCGCCCGGCACGAGAGGTGATCGATCTGCTGCTCGAGTTTCAGCTGCTGTGCGCGCTGCGCCGTGGCCCCTATGGGGTCGATGGCCTCAACCAGCGGGTGGCGCGGGTGCTGATGCGCCGTGGCCTGATCGCCGAGGAACGCGGCTGGTACGCCGGGCGTCCGGTGATGGTGACGCGCAATGATCGCGCGCTGGGGCTCTACAACGGCGATGTCGGCATCACCCTGCCGGACCCCGCCGCCGGGGGACGCCTGCGCGTGTTCTTCCCGGTCGAGGAGGAGGTATCGTCAGACGCCGAGCGTGATGGGCAGGACACCGAGATCCAGCGCTTCCACCGTGGCGTGCGCACGGTATTGCCGTCACGCCTCGAGGCGGTGGAGACGGTCTTCGCGATGACGGTCCACAAGTCGCAGGGCTCCGAGTTCCGCCATGTGGTATTCGTGTTGCCTGAGGGTGCCAATCCGATTCTGACTCGCGAGCTGGTCTACACCGGCATCACGCGGGCCAAGTCGCGGGTCACGCTGGCGGGCACCCGCCGCGAGACGCTGGAAGGCGCCATTGAACGACGCGTGGTGAGAGCCAGCGGGCTGGTGCTCTAG